One Lytechinus variegatus isolate NC3 chromosome 14, Lvar_3.0, whole genome shotgun sequence genomic region harbors:
- the LOC121428070 gene encoding E3 ubiquitin-protein ligase TRIM56-like: MADTLKNVISQSTECPVCLSTFTDPKILSCSHTFCKTCLDNLLECHGNYQIRCPVCRAITQVPNQDVSKLQVNLALKNLIEDMKCHPQICMSCKSDEKSCAAVYCQDCGKYLCTTCLNAHSQWGDFIDHEVIAMSEISSGKVTIRRYRKCRKHPKEDEECFCSNCRRFTCFRCVVMAHTGEGHQVMEAAAYENIHRESIEGIKSKVDEKQVCFQKYLDFIDEQMKLVGSTKKGCIADINNAYDDEVRQMTERRDILIGEVTEKTEGVEKELKEMKTSAQKYINQLTIVAEMVTNRTKIPFDMDTLAAHDTLCEEIREAFDQEDPDYEKPRKSSKKGKSVGFERNVRKDELDLGKIVHAVEKNVALPTQNSMNAMISTPDGRMAVGCGTGGINIFSSDGEFQQTVLKDVWIRAVGYLSDGRCIVIDYANDITLYTPEYVKLNVMFESLGEDEGGIPNLTVGTDDLIYVSYRKAQKILVFSAAGGQAVREIPCTGYTPTQINSYDDFLLVKSVDTLRLIDKEGAVQHTLTKPDSYISATVSQGNLILVATVKHEEGLVSIDEYTNELTHIRNLVNDYKIAKPGRNWYYLQQYRSGEIAFCTPNRLYIFY; encoded by the coding sequence ATGGCCGacacattaaaaaatgtcatcTCCCAGAGTACAGAGTGTCCTGTATGTCTTTCTACCTTCACTGATCCCAAGATCCTGTCTTGTTCTCACACATTCTGCAAGACCTGTCTGGACAACCTCTTGGAGTGCCATGGTAATTACCAGATCCGATGCCCTGTATGCAGAGCTATAACCCAGGTCCCAAACCAAGATGTCAGCAAACTACAGGTAAATCTTGCTTTGAAGAATCTAATAGAGGACATGAAGTGTCATCCTCAGATTTGCATGAGTTGTAAATCCGATGAAAAGTCCTGTGCTGCTGTTTACTGCCAAGACTGTGGCAAGTATCTCTGCACCACTTGCCTCAACGCCCACTCTCAATGGGGTGACTTCATTGATCATGAAGTCATAGCCATGAGTGAGATATCATCAGGGAAGGTGACGATACGTAGGTACCGGAAATGCAGGAAACACCCGAAAGAAGACGAGGAGTGCTTCTGTTCCAATTGCAGGAGATTCACATGCTTTAGATGTGTTGTCATGGCACATACGGGGGAAGGACACCAGGTCATGGAGGCAGCTGCCTATGAGAACATACACCGGGAGAGCATCGAAGGCATAAAATCAAAGGTGGATGAGAAGCAAGTATGCTTCCAGAAGTACTTAGATTTCATCGATGAACAGATGAAGCTTGTTGGTAGTACTAAGAAAGGGTGTATAGCTGATATCAACAATGCTTACGATGATGAAGTCCGGCAGATGACAGAGAGAAGAGACATCCTGATTGGAGAAGTTACGGAAAAGACTGAAGGAGTAGAGAAAGAACTGAAAGAGATGAAGACATCGGCTCAGAAGTACATCAATCAGCTGACGATCGTTGCTGAAATGGTGACCAACAGAACAAAGATACCGTTCGATATGGATACTTTGGCTGCACACGACACTCTCTGTGAGGAGATACGAGAGGCTTTTGATCAAGAGGATCCTGACTACGAGAAGCCAAGGAAATCAAGCAAGAAAGGGAAAAGTGTCGGTTTTGAGAGAAACGTTCGAAAGGACGAGTTAGATCTCGGTAAGATTGTTCACGCAGTTGAAAAGAACGTCGCTTTGCCTACTCAGAACAGCATGAATGCCATGATTAGTACTCCAGATGGTAGGATGGCGGTAGGGTGCGGGACAGGTGGCATCAACATCTTCTCTTCTGACGGCGAATTCCAACAGACAGTTCTCAAAGATGTTTGGATTCGTGCGGTAGGGTACCTCTCTGACGGTCGATGTATTGTGATCGATTATGCAAACGATATCACACTCTACACACCAGAATACGTaaaattgaatgtaatgttTGAGTCTTTGGGTGAAGATGAAGGCGGGATTCCTAATCTCACTGTTGGTACTGATGATCTGATCTATGTGAGCTACAGGAAAGCCCAAAAGATCCTTGTATTTTCAGCAGCAGGTGGGCAAGCAGTCAGGGAGATACCATGCACTGGATATACGCCAACGCAAATCAATAGTTACGATGACTTTCTTCTCGTTAAATCAGTGGATACTTTACGATTGATAGACAAAGAAGGTGCTGTACAACATACATTAACCAAACCTGATAGTTACATTTCTGCAACTGTATCTCAAGGTAATCTCATCCTGGTAGCCACGGTGAAGCATGAAGAAGGGTTGGTGAGTATTGACGAGTATACAAATGAGCTTACACACATACGAAACCTTGTTAATGATTACAAGATTGCAAAGCCTGGTAGAAATTGGTATTATCTCCAGCAATACCGATCAGGCGAGATCGCTTTCTGCACCCCGAATAGACTCTATATATTCTACTGA